In a single window of the Dryobates pubescens isolate bDryPub1 chromosome Z, bDryPub1.pri, whole genome shotgun sequence genome:
- the SETD9 gene encoding SET domain-containing protein 9 yields MLRTLRRRWDAYKYRFVPWLALNLRRKRRTLRYVPESSQDKIISDDDVLETLLKIFKALFVNDLSRQAHILALLPELKCNYLELLTVEQKRFRVNSCNHRSQHVFSPDEVLFNTLGFTISRERSSLLSAGTGVFVTKGFVPKGTVVSMYPGTVYRKHEPIFFQSLGNAFIFRCIDGVLIDGNDKGLSRSVYRSCSRRDQLGPFQMSDESWLTAALQNPLAVGQYVNNCSHEKAANVCYQEFDVPGYFPVELKQYLPNIVYSHDIESHPRCVVLVTLRDIKQGEELFSNYYTVVS; encoded by the exons ATGTTGCGAACCCTGCGGCGGCGGTGGGACGCATACAAGTACCGATTCGTGCCCTGGCTAGCCCTCAACCTCCGCCGCAAGCGCAG GACCCTCCGATATGTACCTGAAAGCTCCCAAGACAAAATTATCTCTGATGATGATGTCCTTGAAACACTACTGAAAATATTTAAAGCTCTGTTCGTAAATGATTTGAGTAGACAAGCACATATTTTAGCCTTACTTCCAGAATTAAAATGTAACTATCTGGAGTTACTGACTGTTGAGCAGAAGCGATTCAGAGTAAATTCATGTAACCATCGGAGCCAACATGTGTTTAGTCCAGATGAAGTTCTCTTTAATACACTAGGCTTCACCATCAGTCGAGAACGAAGttccctgctgtctgctggaACTGGAGTTTTTGTCACCAAAGGTTTTGTACCAAAAGGGACAGTTGTATCTATGTATCCTG GTACAGTATACCGAAAGCATGAGCCCATCTTTTTCCAGTCTCTTGGCAATGCCTTTATTTTTAGGTGCATAGATGGTGTCCTTATTGATGGGAATGATAAAGGACTATCAAGATCAGTGTACAG ATCTTGCAGCAGGAGAGATCAACTTGGCCCATTTCAAATGAGCGATGAGAGCTGGctcacagctgccctgcaaaACCCACTGGCAGTGGGACAGTATGTCAACAACTGCTCACATG aAAAAGCAGCCAATGTGTGTTACCAGGAGTTTGATGTGCCGGGATATTTTCCAGTAGAACTGAAACAGTATCTGCCGAACATCGTCTACAGCCATGACATAGAGAG cCACCCAAGGTGTGTCGTGCTTGTCACTCTCAGAGACATCAAGCAAGgagaagaacttttttctaattACTACACTGTTGTCAGCTGA